The following is a genomic window from Neodiprion pinetum isolate iyNeoPine1 chromosome 3, iyNeoPine1.2, whole genome shotgun sequence.
ttttttttttcgcgcaagcaggTTTTTCATCAATGAATCACGAGCCagttacattattcacctcgtATGCTTATATCGAGAGGATAAAGCGATAAATTAGGAAAGAAAATAGCGTGTGTTCACAGCGGGCTTTTAAATTCCAATTTGATTTACCGTAACTCGGAATTATTCACGTTCAACGATTAATAATATGTCGGAAATTTTATCCCTGATGTGAATTCTCGCCTCGTGATCGTGGAACGTGGAAAACCGCATCGAGGTCGTATTAACGAAATTATTGAATCGAATCGTTTGTAGCAGAATCATGAGTGGAGTAGAATTCGGTATTTATAGTACGGCGGGGACGCGCTACCGTAATGCGTAGTACGCAAGGACACTAACGGGCGATCGGATTGGTTGAGAGGCGCGATTCGTAACTGGATTCGCCAATCACGACTCCCAATTTCAGAGCGACGACCTTCTGCGGCTACGTTCGCCCGATCGTTTGTGAAGTTAGGTTAAGTTAGCTCAGAGTATACAAGTTGAGTTTGACAAACAATGGTATCAGTTAAGTTCACTGGCAGGAAAGCAAGATAACATCTTTCGCCAAACATGGAAAAAGTTCAGCATTTGTGGAACATTGTAAAGTTTCTGTCAGATTATTCTGGAACTAAGGTTACGCGGCTGCAAAGTTATTACGTGTAAGTTCTTTCGGTTAAAGAGTTTTTCATCCGACAATTAACCTGATCTCACCCGACTTATACATATTGTGCatttatttggaaattttatgCGCGATGTTCTGAACCCTCAagccaacctaacctaacctaacttaacAACTGTGAAATTCTTTCAGCTGGCGCTGCAGGCAGCTATCGAGCGCGATCGAATTACCTAGCAAAATATTTGGCCCTGGAGAGATGTGTTCGCATTGCGGCGCGCTCTGGGCAAAAGTCGAACACAGAGTTAGATTGCAGTCGGGCACGGTGTCTGGAAAGTCCGTTAAAAAGATTATCAGGAAGAGGGCCTTGGGTGCGGAGACGAAGAAACTGGGGAGGTATAAGGACACGCTGTTGAAGAAAGCGCTGAAGAATACTGGGAACAAGGCGGTCATTAGGTGCTCGATCTGCTCCGAAAACACTAAACTTAGCTTTGCCAAACCGGGAATGCCAAAACCGACAGTGACCGTTGACAAAGGGAAAGGTAACGATACCAAAGTCggtaagaaacgaaaaaagaggACTAAGGATAAAAGTGCAGGTTTAATTTTGGGAGGAGTTAACGCGTGTGATAAAACCCCGATCGCGGCCAAGGCTAAGGCCACTACTTTAAGAAAACTAGGATCTATGATGTCGAAAAATTTAACTCCATGTAAGAAAAGCTCGTTGCATGATTTTATCGTCGAACTGAGCTAGCtgttgattaattaataattgttaaatattttttatatgtttgAATTTCTTCCCGAAGAATCAATGtgtattgtaaataattagtGTTGATTGAGAACGTTAAACATTTATAGACTGcggtaatatttttaaaaatacatcAAAGATGGGAGTGACACGATacttatttgttatttatttatccgtGCCTTTCCCCTATACGTATAAGCACGTTACATTGGTCAttggataaaataaataaatagacatAGTAGTAGAACATAGTAGACGTCCCGCGACTAGACCCTTGGCTAGTGCAGTAACGTATAAAGTGCAAATGAATTTTCGCCGACTATCACTCCAGTGGTATCTCTTTTTGCAcaacctgaaaaaaaaaatgttatttcaaACTCTTGAGATAAACATGGGAACTACGAAACAATAATGGTTACAGTCACGATAAATAAGGAAGTCATTGTCAATACGTGCAGCAAggtaaaattgttatttctttcATGGTAGTACAAGTAAGGAGAGAGAATTatgataaatttgaacaaataaaCAGATCAATTTTCCACCTAATTGAATGATCACCTGTATGCACGCGTTGATATAGTCCTTATCGGACATATCCTTGGTTTTGGCTGGGGGTACTTTTCCCCGTCGGCGCAACTCTTGCTTGGCATCGTTCAAGTCAAAGATAGCGACGGGGTCCAACTTGGCCTTAAGTATGATACCGGCGAGGTACTCAATGTAGTGCTGCCTGCGGGGGAAAAGTGTCCCATGTAAATAGGCAATGTTTATTACCGTAATCATTACCTCGAAAAGATCTTTTTTGTACATCCACGGCTCTCTGCCGTACCAATTTGGCGGCAGGGTTACGCCCGCCCTTCGAACACAAGTTTCCAAATCATCCTCTGTCAGAAGAGGAAGCGGATCCAGCGATCTAAGCCTTATCAATCGGACTAGGTACTCCACGTAGTGGTTCCTAAACCAAGAGTCGATCAAAACGCGTTCGTAGAGCTGGACTTGGGGGAGATGGGTCCTAGTTGTCACACTGTTTACTCCTTGATATTTAgcattttttcgaataaaattttatttaattcaggTACAAGGCACCGTAGATGTATTCTTTGTGCACCTAGAGAAAATTCGTGGTTGTTCCAAAACAAGTCAGAATAGGgtttttcgaattaaaaaacaaaaaaaaaaaaaattgcgaagtGTGATAACTTACGCCAGTGGTGGGGTAATTCGTCCCAAGTATTTTGAACGAAGAAAACtggtataaaaatgaaaacggcAAGAATCACCTTTCCGATTATCTTGTTGCGAAATAATCCCAATGCAGCCGAGATGAGAAAAAGCATTCTTAGAAgatggaaaataattacttatcgggttaaatttcaatttttcaatcactgcGAGGCTGCAGCATATGGTGCGATATTTTAGTTAACAACATTCATTTCTTTCTAACATCGAATTACAACTTCAATCTATACCATCGCTCGTTCCGATATCTAGCGGCATAGATTATGGACCTTGTGCAAACTACGACCCGTCTTCCTTTCACTTCTATCGGGCTGCTTTATCTGTTCCGCAAATTCCGAGAACCCTGTGAACCGGTGCAGCAATTTTTCACCTACCTACAGAGTCCGGCGTGTCCCTTGACCACGTCTGACTGACAAATTGCGTCCACGACGCCGGTCGGCGTCTCTTTTTGCAACTGCACCTTGCACTTCCGGTCTCCAATCGGTCCCTCTGTGTCGTAGGTGACCCCGTTTTCGTCCAAAAGTCGCTGAAGCTCAGCCGGCTCCTTGTCTCTCAGGTAGAAGAGGCAGTTTCTTGGATGGTGAGCGTGCAGACCAAGCTTAGCGCAATAGGGACTCACCGAGCACTTCGCACCCATCATGAAGACCTTGCCGCAACCGCAGCAGAACTCGTACTTGCACTGACTGCAGGTGAAGTGCATGCAACCTTGAGGAGATCGCGATTAGCGGCTGAAATTCTTCGTCGACATTGCAGTAATTACCGTCAAGTTAAAAGAAGATGCTCACCTCCTCTGGACAGCGAGTATCTGTACTTGCACTTCGGACAGTCGATACCGTTGTCCGCCAAGTGTTTTGCCAGACCCGCCGCCTGGTTATCCGGGTCGTTTTCTTCCTTCCATTCGGCAAATTGCTCGCAGGTGATTCCCTCGTGTTGTTTTTCCCACTGCAAGTTCACCGCGAATTTACTTCACATAACCGTTATATTCGAAGACGAAGAGAACTTACCTGCCGTCTGCAGGAGGCACAGGTCACGGATCTGCAGTCAGGGCAGATGAGACGTTTCTGGTTTGGATTGGCGTAAAACCCGCTGGAACACTGGGGCAAACACAACGTTGTAGAAACACGATTTTTGCTTTCAATCGCATTTAATTACCTGGACACACCACTTGAAGTTCGGATCCTGCATCAAGGTCCTGTCTCTAAGTTTTCTCTGGAATAATTCATGGATCGGAGAGTCGAGCAAGTTCTTAAGCTGGATGTCGAGGTTGCTGAAATACTCAAGGACCTCGTCCTCCGTCGCGTCCTGAAGATCCGGCTGTTTGCAGAACGGACATACGGCGTCGGTGATGCTGCGGTCGCTGATCTGGATGGTGAAATAATTCTTTGCACAGTCGTTGCAGCAGCGGTGAATGCACTTCAGCATCGAAACCATCTGAAAGAAAACGATCACCGGTTACATCTTCACTCCGAATTTCGAATTGTCCCTGGATCTGTTCACCTGGCTCATGGGGAATCGACCGGTGCAAAGCTCGCACTCCTGTTGCAGGTAGGCCAGGGCTGCTTCGACACTGCCGCATTCTTTTGCAGCGTGCAAAGCTTCTTCGTCTTCGAAGTTTAAGGCCAGAAGACTCGCCGCCGTCTCTGCTTCGTCGTAGCACGAAGCTCGTCCTTCGGCCAAGAGGCGTCTGGCGACTCTCTGAAATAAACAGAAACTAAATGTGCCGGGATTTGGGGTTGCGAATGTAATAACGGGTCTCCAGCTCGTTTATGATCTGGGTTTTTGATCGACGTTAACGTTGGGTGATTTGGTTATTTCTTTGGTGCAATGAatgatttttcactcaactcGAAGAACCAACGTCTAGAAACAAGCTCTGAAGGAGTCGAGAGACGTAATGAATTAATGAGTCACTGTGATGTGCGTACGGATCAAACATCTATCAAGTGAAATGAGAACCGAGTAATTAGAGACGGATCGGTGTTAGTCACTCGTTTATTAATTAACATACTCTCTATATACTTACCGTGAATAACCATTTCAGCCAATTTGCGCTTATGTCTAGGGTTAAATGCACTGCAAGACAAGACGGAGTTCAAATATCAATTCAACTTCAATCGCAATCCTATGTGAATCACTTATATCTCTATTTGTATTTCTCTTCTGTGGCGTCATCGCCCAAAGCTAAAAACGAGAATTTCGTTTTGTCCCGAGCTGTTTGTAGACATTGGCCCCCCTTTGATCAAAATCAATAATCCATTCTAATTGGCAGATTGGGGTTGGCACTCGTCTACTGACCTCTCTATCATCCGTCCCAATATTTTCTAACTTCGTTGTATCCTTATCGTCGTCTTTATCAGCACGATCCTCTCTCACGTCATGATCATTTGCGACTTTCTCAACTGACTGGTTTGCTCCTTTCTCAAATTTATCAACAAAACTTGCCACCAGCGAGAACCTCTTTTTTCCCTTGCTTTTCTGGCTGGATCccgatttttttcctcgtcttATTTTCAATACCGCCGAAGGATCGTCAGGCTTCGTTACACTCTCGTCTTGTTCTCCGTCCACGGAAGTTTTCGGATTATTGGAGACTTCAGCAACTCCAATTTCAGTCTTTTCAGGCCCCGACTCTGTTGCATTTGCTGTCTCTATTTCCGCTTTGAGTTCTCCATCATTATTTTGCTCAACCGCATCTACGTACTCGTTACTTTTcgcaatttcttcaaaatcgtTAATTGCATCGTTGTCTGAGTCCGCAACGTCGTCGGACTCGTATTCAGAAATCTCGGCGTTTATCTTGTCTAAAGTTTTCTGCAACATGTATTCAGCGTCGGTTAATTCCTCGGGTTCATCCTCCAGGTCCGATTCCAACCCGACCAAGCTGCCCTCGGATTCCCCAGTTTCCAAAAAATCCTCTCCAAAGGTTGAGTTATCTCCCAATCGAACTTCCGAATATCCCTGGGAACTTGAATAATCGTCCGTTTCCGTTGATCTATCAATTTTCCTGGAcgaatcgtcgtcgtcggaATCCGACTCTTCTTCCGATTCATCGTCTGTCATACCGGTCGAATTCGTCGCCTCTATCAGTTCCTGATTTTTGCGTGTCGCTTCCTTCAGCCTCCCAGCTTCCGGCAAGGACTTGGCTCTCTTTTCTACATTCGATTGATTCTGAACAACGGTGTTCCTGAGGACATTTGCCCCTTGTTTAACCGCTCTCCCTACGCTGCTCGGTTTCGAGGGGACGAGTTTCGTTGTCTTTTTCTCACTAACGAACGGAGTTTTGCTCGGCATGGTGCTGGAAACTTTGGGACAAGAATAGACCGTTGTTGGCATTGtgtttctctttttgtttAGTACAGCTGAGATCAGCTTGGCCGCATTCTGTTTGCTATTAAAGACTGGTATCTTCGAAGGGGTCGTTGTAATCTTAGATTTCGCCACTGGATTCGCGGCGATTTTCTGCAATGATTTTTCCGACTTCACTGGCGTCCTTGTCAAGGTTATTTTGTTCTTGTCGCCTGGTTTCACAACCACCGATTTTTTATCATCGACTTGTGAAGCTTCTGGCTGCGAAGACGTGAGCTTTGTTTCTTTTAAAACTTTTGACTTTGTCGGAATTTCCTTAACTTTCGGTCCAGGTGTTTTGACACCAGGTCTTTGCGAAATTGCCTCCTTTGAAGCACTCGAGTTCTTGGTGACGTTTGCAACTGAACTTTTAAGCTTTGAACTATCCGCAAATTTATTTAACGCAATATTTTTCGCGGGACTTGTCACATTCGGAAGAGGCTCTTTCGACGCGGATTTAGTACTGATCTTTTTCAATATCTCCTTAGCTGTTTCTTGAGCTTTGTACGCAGTCTTGCTATTCGGCGTGCGACTCAATTTCATAGAATTCACACcgttgttggttttcggaataATGTTCGTTGATCTTCTCTGAGTTTTTACGGGTGATTTCCGTCTGCACGATACCCTTTTCGCAGGGGATCTAGATCTTGGTTTCGTTATGACTTTGGAATTCGTCTTGGATTTTCGAAGGGCTTCCTCCTGGACTGACGTTTCGAATTTCGGTTTAGCTGGAAGTATTTTACCATTACTAATGTTATCCTCTACGATTTCCTCAGCTACAGTTGACGATCGCTGATCAATTATTCCCGAAAACGCAgcagtttcgtttttttcaagttGCATTTCGCCAACCTCTTTAATCATTGCCTCAGCGGCACCTTGACCATTTTTAACGGAGTCGCTAATCAGGCCGGCGAGTAGGAGCGGTGTTTCAATCTGTTGTTCTGCTTCAGGAACAGAGTCGAATGAATCGTATGAAGAGTCACTATCAGTGGCTGTATGATCACCTACTGTGTCTTGTAGTACCGTTGGGAATTTCTCAACAGATACCTCGACAGAAGTCGCAGCTTTAATTAGTTGCGATTGCGAGGTATTCGTTGTTGGTTTTTGCATCACTACTACCTCGGGGTCGGAAGACAAGGGTAATTCATTTTCGATGACTTCTGATGACTGCAAAACTCCTTCGTATAGTTCACTTTCGGTTGCAGTGAGAATTTCGGATATCTTTGAAGACATAAGTGTCCCAAAATCTTCATGGACAGCCACCGgatgttttttaatttcttcggTGTCATTGGCAGGCTTTATCTCTGTAGCTTGAGTCTCGAATGACTGTGGCTGATCAATGATGAGTTTAGTTTCATCCACAACAATATCTTGAACATACCGAAGTTCTGTGGACTCCTCGTTGACCAGATTCTTTGTAACATCTTTGGGGTCATCGGTAGGTTGCGGTTCCACAGATTGAATTGCAAACGATTGTGATTGATTAATGACGGGTGGAGCATCTGCAACAGTGTCTCCAAGATTTTCAAGCTTTGTATACTGCTTATTGACTATGTTTTTCGGTTCGTTAACGGAAGATTGTGCTTCCTTAGATATAATGTCCAGTGACTGAGGATGATCAGGGATGGATTTTATATCGACGACCGGGTCTTTATCGACGTTGAACGTTACGAGCTGCTCATTCAATGTATTCGTCCCATCTTTTTCAGGGTCATCTCCAGATGGCTCTGTTTGTTCAAGCTGTGTTTGAAGTTGGTGTGGTTGATTCCCGACGGATTTATCATTAAAAACAGGATTTTCATCGACTCGAAATTCTGTGGATTTTTCGACTGGCGCAGCTTCCATCACCGGAATGTTTACATCATCGGCGGTGACGTTAGTTTCGCTGATCGGAGTGACGGTAACATCTGGTTTCGGTTGAACTAATATCAGTTGAATGGTGGCCGATTTAACTCTTGGAACATTAATTTCTGCAGCAGCAGGCAATAATTCTTTCCTAGAATTTATTGCATCACTGGTTTCCAGTTTTAGATTTGACGCAGCAGATTCCGACGAATTCCCAGCGGTGAAAGTCCAAATGCTACGCGGTAATACTTCGTCCTGAGAACTCTCAACTGTGTAAGTGGATTCTTGATCCGCGAACTCTGTCTCGGCGGAAGTCTGCTGAATAGTTACAGAATCATTCTCGTATAAAACTGGATCCGTAACTGATAAGTTCGCTATGGTTGGAATCGGTTGATCGACGAAAGATATTGTGGCTTCTGACGTATTTTGAAGTTCAACTTTAACGGAAGTCGATTCTGAGATTGTTGATCTATCCAATACATTTGAAGAATCCGCTTCTAACGAGGTTGGCTCTTGGACTT
Proteins encoded in this region:
- the LOC124215270 gene encoding uncharacterized protein isoform X2; amino-acid sequence: MEKVQHLWNIVKFLSDYSGTKVTRLQSYYVQLSSAIELPSKIFGPGEMCSHCGALWAKVEHRVRLQSGTVSGKSVKKIIRKRALGAETKKLGRYKDTLLKKALKNTGNKAVIRCSICSENTKLSFAKPGMPKPTVTVDKGKGNDTKVGKKRKKRTKDKSAGLILGGVNACDKTPIAAKAKATTLRKLGSMMSKNLTPCKKSSLHDFIVELS
- the LOC124215270 gene encoding uncharacterized protein isoform X1 — translated: MEKVQHLWNIVKFLSDYSGTKVTRLQSYYVWRCRQLSSAIELPSKIFGPGEMCSHCGALWAKVEHRVRLQSGTVSGKSVKKIIRKRALGAETKKLGRYKDTLLKKALKNTGNKAVIRCSICSENTKLSFAKPGMPKPTVTVDKGKGNDTKVGKKRKKRTKDKSAGLILGGVNACDKTPIAAKAKATTLRKLGSMMSKNLTPCKKSSLHDFIVELS